In one window of Oryzias melastigma strain HK-1 linkage group LG5, ASM292280v2, whole genome shotgun sequence DNA:
- the LOC112145065 gene encoding keratin, type II cytoskeletal 8 codes for MSVRALKTTTLSTVSSSRGPSQGYSSRSFSGYGGHGVGSARQSYAVRSSYGGVGSCGAAVGAGGFKVIGGFAAGGTGQRGGGMEFGYVGFGGGMGNDMVAPITAVTVNKSLLAPLNLEIDPTIQEIRTQEKEQIKTLNNRFASFIDKVRFLEQQNKVLETKWKLLQEQTTSQSNIEVMFEAYIARLRAQLDNLGHEKVKLESDLSHITGMVEDFKIKYEDEINKRNECENNFVLLKKDTDAAYMVKVELEAKLDALSDEIEFLRQLYDAEIQELQIQIRDVSVVVEMDNSRDLDMDAIIAEVRAQYEDIANRSRAEAESWYQTKYAEMQQSAGRYGDDLKSTKAEIADMKRRIMRLQSEIDMVKAQRSSLETQIAEAEERGELAVKDAKLRIRELEEALQRAKQDMALQVRQYQELMNVKLALDIEIATYKKLLEGEEIRLATGIKTHVTKQTSLNYNAYCLESSRLPSYVSSSLEGIKSSGGSLGGTEVKSTTVTKTETVVIKTEDKKKEEETEEKMAAAEKKEQEEEEPQAVTEE; via the exons ATGTCTGTCAGAGCTCTGAAGACCACCACCCTCTCCACTGTGTCCTCCTCCAGGGGCCCCAGCCAGGGCTACAGCAGCCGCTCCTTCTCTGGCTACGGAGGTCACGGTGTGGGGAGTGCCAGGCAGAGCTACGCCGTCCGCAGCTCCTACGGGGGCGTGGGTAGCTGCGGTGCTGCCGTGGGCGCTGGGGGGTTTAAGGTGATCGGCGGCTTTGCAGCTGGAGGAACGGGGCAGAGAGGAGGCGGAATGGAGTTTGGCTACGTGGGCTTCGGGGGGGGCATGGGCAACGACATGGTGGCCCCCATCACGGCGGTGACTGTGAACAAGAGCCTGCTGGCTCCCTTGAACCTGGAGATTGACCCCACCATCCAGGAGATCCGGACCCAGGAGAAGGAGCAGATCAAGACCCTGAACAACCGCTTTGCCTCCTTCATCGACAAG GTGCGCTTCCTGGAACAGCAAAACAAAGTGCTGGAGACCAAATGGaaactcctgcaggagcagaccACGTCCCAGTCCAATATCGAGGTCATGTTCGAGGCCTACATCGCCAGGCTCCGCGCGCAGCTGGACAACTTGGGTCACGAGAAGGTCAAACTGGAGTCTGACTTGTCCCACATCACAGGCATGGTGGAGGACTTCAAAATCAA ataCGAAGATGAGATCAACAAGCGCAACGAGTGTGAGAACAACTTTGTCCTCCTGAAgaag GACACAGACGCAGCTTACATGGTCAAAGTGGAGCTGGAAGCCAAACTAGATGCCCTTTCTGATGAGATTGAGTTCCTGAGACAGCTCTACGATGCA GAAATCCAGGAGCTGCAGATCCAGATCAGAGACGTATCCGTCGTGGTGGAGATGGACAACAGCCGTGATCTTGACATGGACGCCATCATTGCAGAAGTGCGCGCTCAGTATGAAGACATCGCCAACAGGAGCAGAGCCGAGGCGGAGTCCTGGTACCAGACCAAG TATGCCGAGATGCAACAGTCGGCGGGAAGATACGGGGATGACCTGAAGTCTACCAAAGCTGAGATCGCTGACATGAAACGCAGGATCATGCGTCTGCAGTCTGAAATTGACATGGTTAAAGCTCAG CGAAGCAGCTTAGAAACCCAGATTGCAGAGGCGGAGGAGCGCGGTGAACTGGCAGTGAAGGACGCCAAGCTGCGCATCAGAGAGCTGGAGGAAGCTCTGCAGAGAGCCAAACAGGATATGGCCCTGCAGGTCCGTCAGTACCAGGAGCTCATGAACGTGAAGCTGGCTTTGGACATTGAAATCGCCACTTATAAGAAACTGCTGGAAGGAGAGGAGATCAG GTTAGCCACAGGAATCAAGACCCACGTGACAAAGCAGACTT CTTTGAACTACAACGCCTACTGCCTGGAGAGCTCTCGTCTTCCATCCTACGTGAGCTCTTCTCTTGAAGGGATAAAGTCCAGCGGGGGTTCACTGGGGGGAACGGAGGTAAAAAGTACCACCGTAACCAAAACCGAAACGGTGGTGATCAAGACCGAAGACaagaagaaagaggaagaaacGGAGGAGAAGATGGCAGCTGCGGAGaagaaggagcaggaggaggaggagcctcaAGCTGTGACTGAGGAGTGA